GGAGAAAACCGGACTGATTCATTCGCTCAGCGAATGGGTATTGCGCCGTGCCGTTGGCGACTGGCCGCAAATGCGTCGCTGGTGCTGCCAAGAAGCTGATTGCACCCCGTTCATCTCGGTCAATCTGTCGGCCCCGGATTTGTCTGATCCCGGCATTGTCGGTGTCGTGGCCGGTTTGTTGCAGCAATCGGAAATGCGTTCCGGCGAACTGCACCTTGAATTGACTGAAAGTACCCTGATTGAGGACCGCGATCAGGTCAGCTTGATTCTCGGCCAGCTTTCCGCACTCGGGGTCAAGGTCGCACTCGACGATTTTGGTACAGGCTACGCCGGCCTTGATTGCCTCAAGTCGCTGCCGGTTTCCTGTCTCAAGATCGACCAGGTGTTCGTGCGTGAAATGCTGAGTTCTCAGCGTAGTCACGAGATTGTCTCGACGGCGATCAATCTGGCGCGCTCGCTCGGCTTGTCCACAATTGGTGAAGGGATCGAGGAGGAGGCCGTCGCCGCTGAACTGGAGCGCCTGGGGTGCGATATCGGCCAAGGCTATCATTTTGCCCGGCCGCTGGCGCTGGCCTCGGTTGCTGCATGGGTAGGAGAGGCCCGGCGGCTGGGGCGGCTCCAGGGGGCGATGTTGTGCGATTGAATGAATTGGGCCGGTGGTTGCATCCCGCGCCCCCAGTTCATCGGCCGGCCTTGCGCTGATTGATCCTAACAACCAGTTTGGAAGCCGGTCGGCTAACCGACTTTTCTGCGATTGCTGATGCCTTTACTTGATCCTGTGGTTTTGCGTCCTTTGCTGGGCGCGTATGCCGGTCGTTTCGATGTCGATGCGCTGGCCGTATGTGATTCAACCAGCAGCGAATTGCTGCGCCGTGCCGATGCTGGAGCGCCGTCGGGGACCGTGGTGGTGGCCGATGCCCAGACCGCCGGGCGAGGTCGGCGCGGGCGCAGCTGGTTATCGGCGCCGGCCGATAGTCTGACCTTTTCGTTATTGTGGCGTTTCCCCTGCAGCCCGCTGCAGTTGTCGGGCCTATCGTTGGCCGTTGGGGTGGCTCTGGCGCGTGCCCTGAGTGGTCTGGGGGCACGTGGAGTCGGGTTGAAATGGCCGAACGATGTATTGCTCAGACGTGCCGGCGAATTTGCCAAGCTGGCCGGTATTCTCATCGAAATGGCCTCAGACCGCCGGGGAACCCAGGTGGTGATAGGCATCGGCCTTAACCTGCGGGCGCCGGATGCGGTTCCCGGGCAGCCGGCGGCCGGGTTGGTCGATGCGCTGGCGAGCGGCGAATTGCCGGAACGGCACGCCTTGTTTGCCGCCCTGCTGGTCGAATTGGCACAGGTGCTCGACGCATTTACGGTCGACGGCTTTGCCGGGCAAAAAAACGAATGGCAGCGCTGGCATGCCTGGCAGGACGAGCCGGTGCGGGTGGTCGAGGATGGTCGCGAATTGCTCGCCGGCACCTGCATCGGTGCCGATTTCGATGGCGCCTTGCTGGTCCGTGGGGAAAACGGGGTCGAACGGGTGCTGGCGGGCGATGTCAGCTTGCGCCACGGATGATGGCGGGCCCTGCCGGATTGCCGCAGGCGGCCGCTTTTCCGCAGTCTCACGGCTTCCGCCGGGTCGGGCAGGGGGCCGCTGGGTCCCGGGGGCTGCGGCCCCGGTCTGTGGCTGAAACGGGGTTTGGCCGATGATACTCTGCATCGATTGCGGCAATAGCCGGATCAAGTGGGGCCTCTGGTCAGCTACCGGCTGGCGGGCGCAAGGCGCGCTGGCGCATGGCGAGGTCGGACAGCTGGCAACGCTCACGGTCGACGCGCCGGAAGTGCAAAAAATCCTGCTTGCCAATGTCGCCGGGCCGGCGCTGGCGGCCCAGATCGCGGCATTGGTCGCCGCTGCCTGGCCGGGGCGTCCGCTCCTGACGGCAGCGAGCCAGCCGGCTGCGGTCGGGGTCCGTAACGGCTACCGCTCGCCGGAGCGTCTGGGCGTGGACCGCTGGTGCGCGCTGCTCGGAGCCTGGGCCAGGGTGCGCGGGGCCTGCCTGGTGGTGATGGCGGGGACTGCGACAACGGTCGACAGCCTGACTGCCGATGGTTTTTTTCCGGGGGGGCTGATCCTGCCCGGTCTCGAACTGATGCGCAAAAGCCTGGCCCGCGATACCGCCGGGCTGCCGCTGGCGCAGGGGCAGCATGTGGCGCAGCCCAACTGCACCGACGACGCGATCATCAGCGGCTGCCTTGAGGCACAGGCGGGCGCCATCGAGCGCGCCTGGCGCCGGCTGGCCAACCCTGTGGCCCCCTGCCTGTTGTCTGGTGGCGCTGCCGGGCTGATCGGGCCGGCGCTGGAAATTCCCTGGCAAGGGGTCGATAATCTGGTGCTCGACGGGCTGGCGACGCTTGCCAGCGAACCCATGCCGCCGCTTCTGGGGTGAACCAGGAGGCCGCAGTTAACCGCTTTTAATGTCGGCTGGGGCCGTTTCCAGGTTGAATATTCGCCGGGCGCGCCGCACAATCGCAGCAGACTTTTCCCGGAGGCCTCCATGTTCGATCCCGTTCTTTCTGCCTTGCCGGCCTTCGCCAGTTTTTTCCTGACCGCGCTGGCCTTGCTGGCGGCCTTTCTCGGGCTCTACATCGCGGTTACTCCGTATAATGAAATGGCATTGATTCGTGCCGGCAACGAAGCGGCAGCGGTTAGCCTCGGCGGTGCGACCCTCGGATTCGCCCTGCCGATTGCGGTGTCGGTTGCGGTCAGCCACAACATCTATGCGATGCTCGGCTGGGGCGTGGTCGCCGGCGGCGTGCAGCTGCTCGCCTACACGCTTGCCCGTCTGGTGCTGCCGACGCTGAACCAGGCGATTCCGCAAGGGCGACTGGCTGCTGCGATCTTCATGGCCTCGTTGTCACTGGGGGTCGGTATCCTTAACGCCGGTTGCATCATCTGACCCAGCCAACTTTCCAAGGAGCCGCTCATGGCACTGATGGACTTCATCAAAAAGCAGTTTATCGACATCCTGCAGTGGACTGAGGACGGCGACGGCACGCTGGCCTGGCGCTTCCCGATGCAGGAAATGGAAATCCAGAACGGCGCCAGCCTGACTGTTCGTGATTCGCAACTGGCGCTCTTTGTCAATGAAGGCCAGGTTGCCGACGTCTTCGGCCCCGGCATGTACAAGCTGAATACGCAGACGCTGCCGGTTCTGACCTACCTGCAGAACTGGGACAAGCTGTTCGAGTCGCCCTTCAAGTCGGACGTCTATTTCTTCTCGACGCGCGGCCAGCTCGATCAGAAGTGGGGGACGCCCAACCCGATCACGATCCGTGACAAGGACTTCGGGATTGTCCGTCTGCGTGCCTTCGGCATCTATTCCTACCACCTCAGCGACGCCAAGGCCTTCTACCAGAAGATCTCCGGCAGCCGCGAGCGCTACGGGCGCGACGAGCTCGAAGGGCAGTTGCGCAACACCCTGGTCGGCGGCATCAGCGACCTCTTCGGCGAGTCGGGGATCCCCTTCATCGACATGGCGGCGAACCAGGACGAGTTCGGCCGCGCGATGTTCGCCAAGGCGGCGCCGCTGTTCGCCGAGTACGGCCTGACGCTGGATAGCCTGGTGGTGCAGAACGTTTCCTTGCCCGAGGAGTTGCAGAAGGTTCTCGATCAGAAGATCGGCATGAACATGATCGGCGACCTGCAGCGCTTTACCCAGTACCAGGTGGCCAATGCCATCCCCGAGGCGGCGAAGAACGAGGGCGGCATGGCCGGCCTGGGGGTTGGCATGGGCGCTGGCGTCGGTTTCGGCCAGGTGATGGCGCAGGCGCTGGGCCAGGCCGTCGCTGCGCCGACGGCGGCCCCGGGCGGTGCCGCCACGGTCTCGGCCGACGAGGTGGTGGCGACGCTGGAGAAACTGCACGGACTGGTGCAGAAAGGCATTCTCAGCCAGGCCGAGTTCGACGCCAAGAAGGCGGAATTGCTGCAAAAACTCGGTTGACCGTGAAAGTGCCTCGTTCCCGCCAGGTGTTGGCTTAACTTGCGCCAGTTCCCGTGGCCCTGACCGCTTCCTGTCCCTCCTGCGGCGCCCCGGTCGTCTTCCAGTCGGCCGGGTCGGTTTTTGCCGTCTGCGAATACTGCCAGAGCACGCTGGTCCGCCGCGATCAGGCGCTTGAAGACATCGGCAAGATGGCGGCGCTGGCCGAGGATCGCTCGCCCCTGCAACTAGGCAGCGAAGGGGTTTATAAAGGCGTGCATTTCGCGCTGATCGGGCGCATCCAGATCAAGTACAGCCAGGGCTTGTGGAACGAATGGCATCTGCTCTTCGACGACATGCGCACTGGCTGGCTGTCAGAGGCGGCCGGTGAGTATGTGCTCACCTTCCTAAAGCACCCTGGCGAAGCGCTGCCGGCCTTTGCCGAACTGCAGGCCGGGCGCAAACTGATGCTGGGCGGCCAGGCCTGGACGGTGAGCAACAAGGAAGAAGCCGAGTGTGTTGCCGGCCAGGGCGAGTTGCCGTTCAAGGTCGGTGCCGGCTACCCGCTGGCGGCGGCCGACCTGCGCCATGGCAAGCAGTTTGCGACCCTCGATTATTCGGAAACGCCGCCCTTGTGGTTCGTCGGCGAGGCGGTCGAGTTTTCCGCCTTGCAGTTGCGCAATTTGCGCGCAGGGATGCCGCTGCCGGGTGCCACGGCGGCCACGGTGGCGGCCGAGGTATTTCGCTGCGGCGTTTGCGGCAGTCCTTTGCAGGCGAGTTCGCCCAGCATCGTCGCAATTGCCTGCCGCAGCTGCGGAACGGTGGTCGATGCCGCCGACGCCAACCATGCGATCCTGTCGCGTGCTTCGGCCAAGGACACCAAGCAGTACCAACCCCGCTTGCCCTTGGGCAGTAAAGGCCAGCTCGACGGCGAGACGGTCGAAGTGATCGGCTTCATGGTCCGCCGCACGCGCAGCGAGGGCATCGCCTACGACTGGCGCGAATACCTGCTGGCGGCGCCGAACGGGCGCTATCGCTGGCTGACCGAGTACAACAATCACTGGAACGTGGTCGATGTGCTGTCCGACCCGCCAGCCGGCGGCATTATCGAAGTCGACGCGGTGCGCTATCGCGGTGAGTCGTTCAAGCATTTTTCGACAGCGCTTAGCGCTGAAGTCATCCAGGTCGCCGGCGAGTTCACCTGGCGGGTGACCCACGGCGAAAGCTGTCGCGCTGTCGATTACGTCGCCCCGCCGCAGATGCTGTCGTGTGAGTCCAACGACAAGGAAATCACCTGGTCGCTCGGGCGCTATGCCAGTACCGACGAAATCGCCGCAGCTTTCGCCCTGAAAAAACTGCCTGCCCCGCTCGGGGTCTATGCCAACCAGCCGAACCCGTGGGCGGAAACGCATCGCCAGGCCTGCCGCCGCTTCTGGCGCGTGCTGTTGTTGCTGGTCGGTTTGCAGGTCGCCGCGCTCTCGCTATTCGGTAGCAAAACCCTGCTGCGCCAGGACTTCAACTTTGCGCCACAACTGCTGGGCGGCCCCGAGAGTACCCTGCGCAGCCGCGAATTCGTTGTTTCCCGCCCCGGTAGCCGGCTGGCGGTACGCAACGCCACCTCGCTCGACAACAACTGGCTGGCGCTCGACCTGATGCTGGTCAACAAGAGCACCGGCGAAGCCTGGCCGGCAGCGCGTGAAATCGCCTATTACTATGGCTATGACGACGGTGAGAGTTGGTCGGAAGGAAATCGCGAGGACGAGGTGGTGTTTGTCGATTTGCCGGCGGGTACCTATTACCTGACCGTCGATGCCGACCTGGCACCGGAAAAGCCTGTGCCGGTGAGCAACCGCGTGGAAGTGGTGACGGCAGGAGCAGGGTGGTCGAACTTCATCCTGGCCCTGCTGCTGATAGCCCTTTTTCCCGTATTCAGCCGTTTTCGCCACGCGGCCTTTGAGGGCGCGCGCTGGGCGGATAGCGACCACCCGCCGATCAATTCCGACGATTCCGGAGACGACGACTGATGTTCGGCAAATTCAACCTGGCGGTTGCCGCACTGACCTTGGTCCTGTTTTCCTGGGCGCAGCAGCAAGGCTGGAGCCTGTTTGACGACGTGGCCAATGCCTCAGGGCGCGGCGGCTCTTCGCGCAGCGTCTACCACAAGTAAGCGCGACCGCTTTCAGTCACCGCCGCAGCCACCTCCATCGCTGCCACCGTCACTCCCGCCGCTATCGCCGCCGCAGCCGCTGCTGCAGCCGATATGGCTGGCGCAAAAGCCACTGCTATCGGGGTGATTACGGGCGAGGCAATCAAGGTGGTAGATGAAGCCACCCGCAATGCCCAGGGCCGCGTCGAGCGCGAACAGTCGTGGCAGGCGGTCGGGGGCCTTGGGGTCGATACCTTCGTGAGCGCAGGCCAGCCCCCAGCTGCGACGCAAGCTCTCGCTGGCCTGGGTGGGGGTGGTCATGGCTTCGGCCGGGGTGTGGTGCAGAAAGCGGCCAAAGGCATGGCGACAGAATTGCTCGTACTGGCGGGTGAAGAGAATGAATTCGTGCCAGGCATCGTCGACCGCTTGCGATGGCATCGCCAGCATTTGGCGCCGGGCTTGGGTACAGAGCAGGAAATAGTCGTGCAGTCCGGCAAAAACCTCGCTGCGCTGGGTTGCGCTCAGTTCGGGGCGGCGCGCGGCAAGGCGGGCATCGAGCAGGCGTTGGTAAGGAAAACGGTTGAGGTAGCGTAGCCGGCGTTGCCGGGCCAGATTGCGCCAGAGAAGCAAAGCCAGAATGGCAACGGCGAGCAGCAGCAATAATTGGGGCATGGCAAGTCCGGCCGCGAGTCACGAGGGATGCGGGGATTGTAGAGGCCCGCAGCGATAATCCGGTGGGGAAAATGCTGCTTTTTCACGGTCGACCGTAAAAAAGAGCCAAAAACCCCGGGGAGACCCAGAGGAGGAAAGCTATTTATTGATTGGCTTGAAAAACAATTGCTTGCGCCATTCTTCAAGAATCTGCTTTAATTTAATCGTACCCTTCTTGCGAATCCGCCTCCGTGTTCTCCAGTCTGTCCGTTGCGCGTTGCTTCTTGTCGCTTGCTGCATTGTGCGGGCTGGCCGCTTGCGGCAGTTTGCGCCCCCCGGTGGCTCCGGCCACGGTCCCTGCTGCGGCGGCGACCGCACCGCTGCGCAGCGAGTTGGGCAATGAAATTGCGCTGTACGCCTTGGGCCTGATCGACACCGGCTACCGTTTTGGCGGCAAGAATCCCGATGCCGGCCTCGATTGCAGTGGCATGGTCAGCTACATCTTCGAGCGAGCCGCCGGCATTCGCGTGCGCGGCAGCGCCGCCGACATCGCCCGGCAGGGGCGGGCCGTCGGCAGCGAAGCGCTGCGCCCGGGCGACCTGGTTTTTTTCAATACCCGCAATGCCCCGTATTCGCATGTCGGTATTTACATTGGCGACGAACGCTTCATCCATGCCCCGAACCGTAACGGTAAGGTACGCATCGATCGGATCGCCGATCGCTACTATGCGCAGCGCTTCGAGGCGGCGCGGACTTTCCTCGATTGAGCACGGTCGACCGTGAAAATTGAATGAAAGTTGGACTTGCACCGGAAAGAACGGTTAGAATTGCGCCCTTCTCTGCGCCCGTAGCTCAGCTGGATAGAGTACTGCCCTCCGAAGGCAGGGGTCGGACGTTCGAATCGTCTCGGGCGCGCCAGATTTGGCTAAAAAAGGCACTTCATTCCGAAGTGCCTTTTTTACGTTTTGACGCGTGAATTTATGGCGAAATGGCAAGCCTTTCCCGGAGCGCTGGCGACCTATGTCGGACGCAACAAGGGGCTGACCCGGAATGTCCAGGTACTGGCCGAGGGGCGGAGTGGTTATATGGTGGTCGAAGCCATCGGCCGCAAGGGCGCCCGGGTCAGGCTGACGGTCAAGCGCGACAGCCTGGTACAGCCGCAGCCGGACCTTTTCATCTAATGGCGGAGTTCGCATGCGATCCCCTTTCCTTGGTCTGAGCCGGCTCGAGCTATTGCTGTTGCTGGCGGTTGCCGCAGCACTGGTATTGCTGGCGAGCGATCAGTTCAGGCAGCGACGCTTGCAGGCGCGGCTTGGACCAGTTCTGGTTGCGCTGCAGCACGCAGCTGATGGTATGCACGAACAATGGCGGCAACAGGGGAGCTATGCCAATGGACCTTGTCCTGCCGATACTCGGGAATTCGCCATGCAGTGCCGACAGCCTCCGCCGGATCGGGCAGGTTTCCGGATCGAGGCGCGGGGGCTGGGTGAGATGTCAGCCTTTGTCTACCGCATTGATCACAGTGGCCGCCGTGAGTCGGTCACTCCTTGGCAAGGCCTACAGCCGTGCTGGGTGGTTTCCCGTCACGGAGGATGCCAGCCTTAAGCGGGTTCAGGCATCGTCGCGCAGCATCGCTGCACAATCGGTCGCCAGTTCGCCGATTTCATCTGCGGTCAACTGCAGCCGGGTACAGCAGCAGGCGCCCAGTTTTTCCCATTCGCAGGTTTGATTCAGGCCGCTGATCTGCTGCAGCAGGTGTTCTGCCAGTTGGGTGACGGCGATCATGTCGCGGCTGACCTCCGGTAGTGCCAGCGGATTGCCCTCAGCAAATGCCTCTGGCTGATGATGATGGCGGATGGCGGCATGGATGTCTTCCGGCAGCAGCCAGTTTTCGGCAAGTTCGGCCCCGACCAGTGCGTGGTTGAGCGCCAGAAGTTCGTCCTCAATCTCGGTAAAGCTGCGTTCGCGTTCGCTGTTGGCGGCTTTCAGGATATCCAGATATTCGGGGAAGGGAATCATCAGCATCGGGATTCCGCAGTCACGGAACAGCGCGAAGGTATAAGCATCGTCGGGCCTGGCCTGGCTGCGCTTGCGCAACTGCAGGGCCAGCCAGGCTGAAATTCGCGCGGTGGTTGCCGAGGCGTCCCAGAAGCGTTCAAGATTGGGCGTGTTGGGAAATATGTTCTGAAGCGACAGTCCGGCGAGGGTCCGGACCACTGCCTTCAGACCCAGCACCAGCAGGGCATCATGGACTGAGCGGACTTTGCGGCCAAAGGCGAAAGCAGGGGAGTTGGCTGTCTTGATCAGGCCCGCAGCCAGCCCGACATCGGCGCTGATCAACTGTTCCAGGTGGCGGAAGTCGGGCTCCTCCTTGCGCATTTCCCGGTCGATCTGTTCAAGGATGGTTGGGCGGGGTGGAATGCCGATGTCGCGCAACTGGGTGCGGAAGTTCTTCTCCAGCGGGTCGGTATGCGGGTCGTTGCCGGCTGGGCGGGTACTGGTCGCAAGCATCTTGGGCTATCGTTGGTGGGGCGGAAGCTATAACGTATACGCTTGGTGAGCGAATCAGGCAAGGCTTGGCTCCCCGTTTCCATTTCTTCTTTCTGCCCCGTCGATGAATACTCAGACCTTCTATCGTCACCTGACCTTTCTGGATCCCGTGCGCCATGCCGCGTTACGCCTGGCTCCGGTCAATGATTTTTCCTTCGCGGCACAAAGCCAGACCCTGCCACTGCTCGCTGTCGAAATGAACGAGGCTCAGCGGGAGTTTCCGCTGGTATTCGCCCGTGATCAGGAGGGGCAGATTACCCCGTTGGCGCTGCTGGGCCTGCGTCAGAACGAAAACCTTTTCATTGCTGCCGATGGCCGCTGGCAGGCCGAGCATTTGCCGGCATTCATCCGGCGTTATCCGTTCGCCACCGTGCAGGTCAATGGCGAAGATCTGGCCGTTTGTGTCGACGAAGCAGCCGGTTGTCTCTCGTCCGCAGTTGGCGAACCTCTCTTTCCGGCGGATGGCAGTCGCGAGTTGCTGACCCGGATACAGCAGGTGTTACAGGAGTACCAGCATGAGATTGCGCGTACCCGTGCCTTCTGCACTCGCCTCCAGGAGCTCGATTTGCTGCGCGAGGCGTCGGCACAGATCGAACTTCCCGACGGGGAGGCCTTCTCGCTGACCGGGATGCTGATCGTCGAGGAGGAACTGTTGCGTGCGCTGAGTCCCGAGCAGGTACATGCGCTGGTGCAGACTGGCGAATTGGCGTTGATCCAGGCCCATATGCTCTCGCTGGGCAATTTCCCCCGCCTGCTGCGCCGCCGCAATCAGCACCCCGGTGCCTGAGTCGGGTCGGCGCTAG
This genomic window from Dechloromonas sp. ZY10 contains:
- a CDS encoding EAL domain-containing protein, with protein sequence MQDFLPRENLPAGYLVCRYGEPGDSAYIIEAGGVEVITPAGVSIAQLGAGEIFGEVALLDRQSRTASVRTLSETTLLRIDRVHVQELLKRTDPVIRHLLTVLLERFRARSEALLPLDRRAAVEDGRIATQTLMLTQDLAHAIASNQLELAYQPLVDLPLRRLLGFEALIRWRHPLLGPIVPTSLIALAEKTGLIHSLSEWVLRRAVGDWPQMRRWCCQEADCTPFISVNLSAPDLSDPGIVGVVAGLLQQSEMRSGELHLELTESTLIEDRDQVSLILGQLSALGVKVALDDFGTGYAGLDCLKSLPVSCLKIDQVFVREMLSSQRSHEIVSTAINLARSLGLSTIGEGIEEEAVAAELERLGCDIGQGYHFARPLALASVAAWVGEARRLGRLQGAMLCD
- a CDS encoding biotin--[acetyl-CoA-carboxylase] ligase, translated to MPLLDPVVLRPLLGAYAGRFDVDALAVCDSTSSELLRRADAGAPSGTVVVADAQTAGRGRRGRSWLSAPADSLTFSLLWRFPCSPLQLSGLSLAVGVALARALSGLGARGVGLKWPNDVLLRRAGEFAKLAGILIEMASDRRGTQVVIGIGLNLRAPDAVPGQPAAGLVDALASGELPERHALFAALLVELAQVLDAFTVDGFAGQKNEWQRWHAWQDEPVRVVEDGRELLAGTCIGADFDGALLVRGENGVERVLAGDVSLRHG
- a CDS encoding type III pantothenate kinase: MILCIDCGNSRIKWGLWSATGWRAQGALAHGEVGQLATLTVDAPEVQKILLANVAGPALAAQIAALVAAAWPGRPLLTAASQPAAVGVRNGYRSPERLGVDRWCALLGAWARVRGACLVVMAGTATTVDSLTADGFFPGGLILPGLELMRKSLARDTAGLPLAQGQHVAQPNCTDDAIISGCLEAQAGAIERAWRRLANPVAPCLLSGGAAGLIGPALEIPWQGVDNLVLDGLATLASEPMPPLLG
- a CDS encoding DUF350 domain-containing protein produces the protein MFDPVLSALPAFASFFLTALALLAAFLGLYIAVTPYNEMALIRAGNEAAAVSLGGATLGFALPIAVSVAVSHNIYAMLGWGVVAGGVQLLAYTLARLVLPTLNQAIPQGRLAAAIFMASLSLGVGILNAGCII
- a CDS encoding SPFH domain-containing protein, with the protein product MALMDFIKKQFIDILQWTEDGDGTLAWRFPMQEMEIQNGASLTVRDSQLALFVNEGQVADVFGPGMYKLNTQTLPVLTYLQNWDKLFESPFKSDVYFFSTRGQLDQKWGTPNPITIRDKDFGIVRLRAFGIYSYHLSDAKAFYQKISGSRERYGRDELEGQLRNTLVGGISDLFGESGIPFIDMAANQDEFGRAMFAKAAPLFAEYGLTLDSLVVQNVSLPEELQKVLDQKIGMNMIGDLQRFTQYQVANAIPEAAKNEGGMAGLGVGMGAGVGFGQVMAQALGQAVAAPTAAPGGAATVSADEVVATLEKLHGLVQKGILSQAEFDAKKAELLQKLG
- a CDS encoding DUF4178 domain-containing protein yields the protein MALTASCPSCGAPVVFQSAGSVFAVCEYCQSTLVRRDQALEDIGKMAALAEDRSPLQLGSEGVYKGVHFALIGRIQIKYSQGLWNEWHLLFDDMRTGWLSEAAGEYVLTFLKHPGEALPAFAELQAGRKLMLGGQAWTVSNKEEAECVAGQGELPFKVGAGYPLAAADLRHGKQFATLDYSETPPLWFVGEAVEFSALQLRNLRAGMPLPGATAATVAAEVFRCGVCGSPLQASSPSIVAIACRSCGTVVDAADANHAILSRASAKDTKQYQPRLPLGSKGQLDGETVEVIGFMVRRTRSEGIAYDWREYLLAAPNGRYRWLTEYNNHWNVVDVLSDPPAGGIIEVDAVRYRGESFKHFSTALSAEVIQVAGEFTWRVTHGESCRAVDYVAPPQMLSCESNDKEITWSLGRYASTDEIAAAFALKKLPAPLGVYANQPNPWAETHRQACRRFWRVLLLLVGLQVAALSLFGSKTLLRQDFNFAPQLLGGPESTLRSREFVVSRPGSRLAVRNATSLDNNWLALDLMLVNKSTGEAWPAAREIAYYYGYDDGESWSEGNREDEVVFVDLPAGTYYLTVDADLAPEKPVPVSNRVEVVTAGAGWSNFILALLLIALFPVFSRFRHAAFEGARWADSDHPPINSDDSGDDD
- a CDS encoding C40 family peptidase is translated as MSLAALCGLAACGSLRPPVAPATVPAAAATAPLRSELGNEIALYALGLIDTGYRFGGKNPDAGLDCSGMVSYIFERAAGIRVRGSAADIARQGRAVGSEALRPGDLVFFNTRNAPYSHVGIYIGDERFIHAPNRNGKVRIDRIADRYYAQRFEAARTFLD
- a CDS encoding HDOD domain-containing protein; the protein is MLATSTRPAGNDPHTDPLEKNFRTQLRDIGIPPRPTILEQIDREMRKEEPDFRHLEQLISADVGLAAGLIKTANSPAFAFGRKVRSVHDALLVLGLKAVVRTLAGLSLQNIFPNTPNLERFWDASATTARISAWLALQLRKRSQARPDDAYTFALFRDCGIPMLMIPFPEYLDILKAANSERERSFTEIEDELLALNHALVGAELAENWLLPEDIHAAIRHHHQPEAFAEGNPLALPEVSRDMIAVTQLAEHLLQQISGLNQTCEWEKLGACCCTRLQLTADEIGELATDCAAMLRDDA
- a CDS encoding SapC family protein, whose amino-acid sequence is MNTQTFYRHLTFLDPVRHAALRLAPVNDFSFAAQSQTLPLLAVEMNEAQREFPLVFARDQEGQITPLALLGLRQNENLFIAADGRWQAEHLPAFIRRYPFATVQVNGEDLAVCVDEAAGCLSSAVGEPLFPADGSRELLTRIQQVLQEYQHEIARTRAFCTRLQELDLLREASAQIELPDGEAFSLTGMLIVEEELLRALSPEQVHALVQTGELALIQAHMLSLGNFPRLLRRRNQHPGA